Proteins encoded by one window of Cheilinus undulatus linkage group 13, ASM1832078v1, whole genome shotgun sequence:
- the LOC121519691 gene encoding cortexin-1-like — protein sequence MGDTNYWVVDYEFSSPAPPGFPRGPTQLQPVAGHPEQGTALCFVGLLVLLLLFLVVRCVRILLDPYSSMPASSWSDHKEGLDRGQFDYALV from the coding sequence ATGGGTGACACAAACTACTGGGTGGTGGATTATGAgttctcctctcctgctccgCCCGGGTTCCCCAGGGGCCCCACGCAGCTGCAGCCCGTGGCGGGGCACCCCGAGCAGGGAACAGCCCTGTGTTTTGTCGGCCTccttgtgctgctgctgctgtttctggTTGTTCGCTGCGTCCGGATTTTGTTGGACCCATACAGCAGCATGCCGGCGTCGTCATGGTCAGACCACAAGGAGGGGCTGGACAGAGGACAGTTTGATTACGCGCTGGTGTGA